AATCAATCGCTTTGCTAATGGATTTGGCCTCTTTGTCAAGAATTTGGGTTTTACCTGATGCATCAGGGATTTGGAGTACAATCCTGTACTTCTCCGTCTTCCCCTTCCCCACGCCCATGACAACAGGCAGATATTGCTTGTTAATATCCTTGGTATCCCAACATCCCGAAAGTAACATGATCATAGATAGAGCTACAATCAGAGTCTTTATGGTGCGCATGTTCATGTACTCACCTTCTTTCGCTGCCATTGCGCGGCGAGGAATACAATGATTGGAAAACCGATAACGCTATAAACGCAAAAGAAAGAATTCAGGTACAGGTATGAATTCAATGCGTTGACATCCGGTATCAACAGACTAATCACGTACAAGGATAAGCACATCACGGAAAGAACCCATAATCGGTTGATTTTCGGCATAAATAGCTGATGCAGCAGCGCCACCAGAATCCAGAGTAAAACAGAAACCTTCAAAACGCCGAGAGCACTGGAGGCCACCACGTAGAAGCTTGGAAGCCAGTCAAATACAACCCACTCCAGATCAATGGTATCCGACGCCATGAGCATGGGATATTGCAGATTGATTACCGTTTCCTGTCCGAATACAAGAAGTGGAACATATACAGATCCCAAAGCAAACACAAATATGATACCCACCGCAGCAGCTGCTTTGCCAAAACTAAGCCGTTGTTTGGAGGGAATCATGCCAAGGAATAAAAACCCCGCTAAAATTACCGTACATACATAGAAATCTGAATGAGAGAAAAACGACATTCCGCTATCCCAAATCGGAAAAATGTAGCTGATTCTGAAATTCTGGATGCTGATCATCATGGAAAAGAATATGAATGGCATCAAGAGAATACATAATCCGATGCTGGCCCGGATCATTACGTTAAGTCCCTTCCAAATAGCATAAAAACAGAGAATGATAAAAAGTGCCGTTGTTGCTGCTGGCGGTGTTCTCTGTAGTAATACGGCTTTAATCTCGACTGACTGAAAGTACATAAGTAACATCAGCTCGATATATAGGAAGATCAGCATCGGCAGAACGATCAGTCTCGTTGCCCACTTGCCCAGTGATTCATTACAGATGTCCACCACTGTTTTCCCCGGAAACTGCGACAACGCCTTTAAGTACATCCATAGAACCAGCAGCTCTGCCAAAAAGAGAATCGTTATGGGTTCCCAATGTCCTTTGGAAGTCGCAGAGATGATGCGTTCAGGGAAGATGGCAAAGATCGAAGCGAGGTGAAGCAGAACAAACATGGTTAGAATCTGGGCTTTATTCATCCGAAGCCTTTCCTTTCACGCTTAAACTTAAGTAGGGAACGGAGAACGTATTCAACGAGGCAAAATACAGTATAATCCAAATCATCGCAGCCTCAAGGCCCCATATCCCGAAAAAGGAACTGATAAGCATGACAACGTATTTGTACATTCGAATTCCGGTCGTGTTCATATAGCCTGCCAATACAAAGTTGGCAATTGCCGAGGCAACCAGAATAATAATTAATAGATTACTGACGAGTTTGGCCTGAACGATGGCTTGTCCCAACAGAATACCGCCAATCATGGTTATGGTGGGTCCAATGTTTTTGGGAAGTCGAATGGTGGCCTCAATAATCATCTCCAAAAGCAGCATAACCAGCAGCATTTCGATCAACGAAGGATACGGAACCCCTTCCCTGCTCTTGGCTACTGTAATGGCTAACTGGATTCGCAGCAATTCCGGATTTAC
Above is a window of Paenibacillus sp. E222 DNA encoding:
- a CDS encoding GerAB/ArcD/ProY family transporter; amino-acid sequence: MNKAQILTMFVLLHLASIFAIFPERIISATSKGHWEPITILFLAELLVLWMYLKALSQFPGKTVVDICNESLGKWATRLIVLPMLIFLYIELMLLMYFQSVEIKAVLLQRTPPAATTALFIILCFYAIWKGLNVMIRASIGLCILLMPFIFFSMMISIQNFRISYIFPIWDSGMSFFSHSDFYVCTVILAGFLFLGMIPSKQRLSFGKAAAAVGIIFVFALGSVYVPLLVFGQETVINLQYPMLMASDTIDLEWVVFDWLPSFYVVASSALGVLKVSVLLWILVALLHQLFMPKINRLWVLSVMCLSLYVISLLIPDVNALNSYLYLNSFFCVYSVIGFPIIVFLAAQWQRKKVST